One segment of Acidovorax sp. DW039 DNA contains the following:
- a CDS encoding ABC transporter permease subunit, with translation MNDLVLNYLLPTAEKGDDYGDGYSDAVAPAPAPIPPAPRTVKPRSFGVGERSTVPISIGAALALLLTWWLVAQTGWVPSLFMPTPAEVWATGVTIFTEGYANATLWEHVAASLTRIVSAAVIAIGLGVPLGLLMGLNRWAKGVLDAPIEFYWPLPPLAYLPLMIIWLGIGETSKIALLALAMFAPVVLSAQAGVRALPLERVNAALSLGATRRQLFTHIVLPSALPEILTGIRIALGVGWGTLVAAELIASTRGIGYMIMSASHFLATDAVFVGIGVIAALAFSFSLVMRLAERVLVPWKGKQ, from the coding sequence ATGAACGACCTGGTGTTGAACTACCTGCTGCCCACGGCAGAAAAAGGCGACGATTACGGCGATGGGTACAGCGATGCAGTGGCCCCGGCCCCTGCGCCCATCCCTCCCGCCCCGCGCACCGTCAAGCCCCGGAGCTTTGGCGTGGGCGAGCGCTCCACCGTACCCATCAGCATCGGCGCCGCGCTGGCCCTGCTGCTGACCTGGTGGCTGGTGGCGCAGACCGGCTGGGTGCCCAGCCTGTTCATGCCCACGCCTGCCGAGGTGTGGGCCACGGGCGTGACCATCTTTACCGAAGGCTATGCCAACGCCACGCTGTGGGAACACGTGGCCGCCAGCCTCACACGCATCGTCAGCGCCGCCGTCATCGCCATCGGCCTGGGTGTGCCGCTGGGCCTGCTGATGGGTCTGAACCGCTGGGCCAAGGGCGTGCTCGATGCGCCCATCGAGTTCTACTGGCCCCTGCCCCCACTGGCCTACCTGCCGCTCATGATCATCTGGCTGGGCATTGGCGAGACCTCCAAGATCGCCCTGCTGGCCCTGGCCATGTTCGCGCCCGTGGTGCTGTCGGCCCAGGCCGGTGTGCGCGCCCTGCCGCTGGAGCGGGTCAACGCAGCCCTGTCCCTGGGGGCCACCCGCAGGCAGCTGTTCACCCACATCGTGTTGCCCTCGGCCCTGCCCGAGATCCTCACCGGCATACGCATTGCCCTGGGCGTAGGCTGGGGCACGCTGGTGGCGGCCGAGCTGATCGCCTCCACCCGGGGCATCGGCTACATGATCATGTCGGCCTCGCACTTCCTGGCTACCGACGCGGTGTTTGTGGGCATTGGCGTGATTGCAGCCCTGGCCTTCTCCTTCTCGCTCGTCATGCGCCTGGCAGAGCGGGTACTGGTGCCCTGGAAAGGCAAGCAGTAA
- a CDS encoding ABC transporter ATP-binding protein, translated as MLSVRNASVFFEGRDGHPVQALDRVSLDIPPRGFVVALGTSGCGKSTLLNAMAGFLPLSEGSITLHGRPITGPGADRGVVFQKDTLLPWKTVAENVALGLQFAGASRAQRRERALELLELVGLQDFANAAPYELSGGMRQRVGLARALAPNPDILLMDEPFGALDSMTREQMQELLVSVWQRTGKQVFFITHSIEEAIFLGTEVIVMSPRPGRIVARFDLDYVQRFAREGNAKAIKTLPGFAQLREQIRDIVHSAEHTAAPTEQGALA; from the coding sequence ATGCTGTCTGTACGCAACGCCAGCGTTTTCTTTGAAGGCCGCGACGGCCACCCGGTGCAGGCGCTGGACCGGGTCTCGCTCGACATCCCGCCACGCGGCTTTGTGGTGGCCCTGGGCACTTCAGGCTGCGGCAAATCCACCCTGCTCAATGCCATGGCGGGGTTTCTGCCACTGTCTGAAGGCAGCATCACGCTGCATGGCCGCCCCATCACCGGCCCTGGTGCAGACCGGGGCGTGGTGTTCCAAAAGGACACCCTGCTGCCCTGGAAGACCGTGGCCGAGAACGTCGCCCTGGGCCTGCAATTTGCCGGTGCCAGCCGCGCCCAACGGCGCGAGCGTGCGCTGGAGCTGCTCGAACTGGTGGGCCTGCAAGACTTTGCCAATGCGGCGCCCTATGAGCTGTCTGGCGGCATGCGCCAACGCGTGGGCCTGGCCCGTGCGCTGGCCCCCAACCCTGACATCCTGCTCATGGACGAACCCTTTGGCGCGCTGGACAGCATGACCCGCGAGCAGATGCAGGAACTGCTCGTGTCCGTGTGGCAGCGCACAGGCAAGCAGGTCTTTTTCATCACCCACTCCATCGAGGAAGCCATCTTCCTTGGCACCGAGGTCATCGTCATGTCGCCGCGCCCAGGGCGCATCGTGGCCCGGTTTGATCTGGACTATGTGCAACGCTTCGCGCGCGAAGGCAACGCCAAGGCCATCAAGACCCTGCCCGGCTTTGCACAGCTGCGCGAGCAGATCCGCGACATCGTCCACAGCGCAGAGCACACCGCAGCACCCACGGAACAAGGAGCCCTGGCATGA
- the tauA gene encoding taurine ABC transporter substrate-binding protein: MKLWKPFALAAAGTLALASAFSALAADKNVVVGYQTDALPSAVAIANGDFAKTTGYQIDFRKFNSGADVVAAIASGDVQVGYVGSSPYAAAASRGLDIQGFYLASISGTDEALVVRNGSGIQSVNDLKGKRLAAAPVSTDHYQLLALIKNLGLTEKDVTVLAIPQPEIVAAYNRGDIDGGFVWDPALTELKKNGTVLVTSKDVAEKGAPTFSAWVATGKFAKEHPEFLKNYAAVIDKYSQSFATDKAAWGPDSENTKLLAKLLGGNPADHASALKNLNLVPRSEQVTDAWLGGGEKSGVAKILKETSAFLKEQKKISQVQGSYAKYVTPTALK, from the coding sequence ATGAAACTCTGGAAACCCTTTGCCCTCGCCGCCGCAGGCACCCTCGCCCTGGCCAGCGCCTTCAGCGCCCTGGCCGCTGACAAGAACGTGGTGGTGGGCTACCAGACCGACGCCCTACCCTCGGCCGTGGCCATTGCCAATGGCGACTTCGCCAAGACCACGGGCTACCAGATCGACTTTCGCAAGTTCAACTCGGGCGCTGACGTAGTGGCCGCCATTGCCTCGGGCGATGTGCAGGTGGGCTATGTGGGCTCCAGCCCCTACGCTGCGGCCGCTTCGCGCGGGCTGGACATTCAGGGCTTTTACCTGGCCTCCATCTCGGGCACAGACGAGGCCCTGGTGGTGCGCAACGGCTCGGGCATCCAAAGCGTGAACGACCTCAAGGGCAAGCGCCTGGCCGCTGCGCCCGTGTCCACCGACCACTACCAGTTGCTGGCCCTCATCAAAAACCTGGGCCTGACCGAAAAAGACGTGACGGTGCTGGCCATTCCACAGCCCGAAATCGTGGCCGCCTACAACCGGGGCGACATCGACGGTGGCTTTGTGTGGGACCCCGCTCTCACCGAACTCAAGAAGAACGGCACCGTGTTGGTCACCTCCAAAGACGTGGCTGAAAAAGGCGCCCCCACCTTCAGCGCCTGGGTGGCTACGGGCAAATTTGCCAAAGAGCACCCCGAGTTCCTGAAGAACTACGCCGCCGTCATCGACAAATACAGCCAGTCTTTTGCCACCGACAAGGCCGCCTGGGGCCCCGACAGCGAAAACACCAAGCTGCTGGCCAAGCTGCTGGGTGGCAATCCGGCCGATCACGCTTCGGCGCTGAAGAACCTGAACCTGGTGCCCCGCAGCGAGCAGGTGACCGACGCCTGGCTGGGCGGTGGCGAAAAGTCTGGCGTGGCCAAGATCCTGAAGGAGACCTCCGCCTTCCTGAAGGAGCAAAAGAAGATCTCGCAGGTGCAGGGCAGCTACGCCAAGTACGTCACGCCCACAGCGCTGAAGTAA
- the tauD gene encoding taurine dioxygenase: MTLHIQALGPAIGALVTGIDLTQPVSDAQRDALLAGLLQHHVLFFENQPVTPVQQRDLARRFGELHIHPVYPTHPDAVEIIVLDTDDNNPPDNDNWHTDVTFIDKPPMGALLSARHLPPSGGDTLWASGIAAYEALSEPLRKFLDPLHAEHSFVQSFPARRYARTPEERKVWESAAAKYPDIPHPVVRTHPVSGKRGLFVNEGFTSRIVELDKKESDAILAFLRVHIAKPEFTVRWRWKQYDLAFWDNRLTQHYATVDYLPHRRVMHRATVLGDVPY; the protein is encoded by the coding sequence ATGACCTTGCACATCCAAGCCCTGGGCCCTGCCATTGGCGCCCTTGTCACCGGCATTGACCTGACCCAGCCCGTGAGCGACGCCCAGCGCGATGCGCTGCTGGCCGGGCTGCTCCAGCACCACGTGCTGTTCTTTGAGAACCAGCCCGTTACCCCCGTGCAGCAGCGCGACCTGGCGCGGCGCTTTGGCGAGCTGCACATCCACCCCGTGTACCCCACGCACCCGGATGCGGTGGAGATCATCGTGCTGGACACCGATGACAACAACCCGCCGGACAACGACAACTGGCACACCGACGTGACCTTTATCGACAAGCCGCCCATGGGCGCGCTGCTGTCGGCAAGGCATTTGCCCCCGTCGGGCGGCGACACGCTGTGGGCCAGCGGCATTGCGGCGTACGAGGCGCTGTCCGAGCCGCTGCGCAAGTTTCTCGATCCGCTGCATGCCGAGCACAGCTTTGTGCAGTCCTTCCCCGCCCGGCGCTATGCCCGCACGCCCGAGGAGCGCAAGGTGTGGGAGAGCGCTGCAGCCAAGTACCCCGACATTCCGCACCCCGTGGTGCGCACCCACCCCGTCAGCGGCAAGCGCGGGCTGTTCGTCAACGAAGGCTTCACCAGCCGCATCGTCGAGCTGGACAAGAAGGAGAGCGACGCGATCCTGGCCTTCTTGCGGGTGCACATCGCCAAGCCCGAATTCACCGTGCGCTGGCGCTGGAAGCAGTACGACCTGGCCTTCTGGGACAACCGCCTGACCCAGCACTACGCCACGGTGGACTACCTGCCCCACCGCCGTGTGATGCACCGCGCCACCGTGCTGGGCGATGTGCCGTATTGA
- a CDS encoding rhodanese-like domain-containing protein, which yields MTTALDTQALAPELQAIHTAAQAQGLTYAGGVPPALAWQLVQASQAVLVDVRSTEERKFVGHVPGSLHVAWATGTSLVRNPRFVRELEAKLAKDGGKDAVVLLLCRSGKRSVLAAEAAAAAGFAHVFNVLEGFEGEIDAQQHRGGSDGWRFHGLPWVQD from the coding sequence ATGACCACCGCATTGGATACCCAAGCCCTTGCTCCTGAACTGCAAGCCATTCACACCGCTGCCCAGGCCCAGGGCCTGACCTATGCCGGAGGCGTGCCGCCCGCACTGGCCTGGCAACTGGTGCAAGCCAGTCAGGCGGTGCTGGTGGATGTGCGCTCGACCGAAGAGCGCAAGTTTGTCGGCCATGTGCCGGGCAGCCTGCATGTGGCCTGGGCCACTGGCACATCGCTGGTGCGCAACCCGCGCTTCGTGCGCGAACTGGAAGCCAAGCTGGCCAAGGACGGCGGCAAGGACGCCGTGGTGCTGCTGCTGTGCCGCAGCGGCAAGCGCTCGGTGCTGGCGGCAGAGGCTGCAGCGGCTGCGGGGTTTGCCCATGTTTTCAATGTGCTTGAAGGCTTCGAGGGGGAGATCGACGCGCAACAGCACCGGGGCGGCAGCGATGGCTGGCGCTTTCATGGCCTGCCCTGGGTGCAGGACTGA
- the epsC gene encoding serine O-acetyltransferase EpsC — protein MAIFDIEQIVQSLHGVRREWRDAQKRSQEPGGREFPSRDALAHVVEQLKGALFPMRLGPPDLRQESEDFYVAHTLDAALHTLHAQMVLELKYTHRHRPRDPQDVELLALKAAQDLAQSLPDIRRLLDSDVLAAYQGDPAAGSVDEVLLCYPGVLAMIHHRIAHRLYLLGLPLLARIVSELAHSQTGIDIHPGAQIGAGFFIDHGTGVVIGETAVIGKRVRIYQAVTLGAKRFPTDAEGVLHKGLPRHPLVQDDVVIYAGATILGRVTLGKGAVIGGNVWVTHDVPAGGHVTQASAQASGRFPSILAEVSL, from the coding sequence ATGGCCATTTTTGACATTGAACAGATCGTGCAGTCGCTGCACGGCGTGCGCCGCGAATGGCGCGATGCGCAAAAGCGATCGCAGGAGCCCGGCGGGCGCGAGTTTCCGTCGCGCGATGCGCTGGCGCATGTGGTGGAGCAGCTGAAGGGCGCGCTCTTTCCCATGCGGCTGGGCCCGCCCGACCTGCGCCAGGAGAGCGAAGATTTTTACGTGGCCCACACGCTGGATGCCGCCCTGCACACCCTGCATGCGCAGATGGTGCTGGAGCTGAAATACACCCACCGTCACCGCCCGCGTGACCCGCAGGACGTGGAGCTTCTGGCGCTGAAGGCTGCGCAGGACCTGGCCCAGTCGCTGCCCGACATCCGCCGCCTGCTCGACAGCGATGTGCTGGCCGCCTACCAGGGCGATCCGGCGGCGGGCAGTGTGGACGAGGTGCTGCTGTGCTACCCCGGCGTGCTGGCCATGATCCACCACCGCATTGCGCACCGCCTGTACCTGCTGGGCCTGCCGCTGCTGGCGCGCATTGTGTCGGAGCTGGCGCACAGCCAGACGGGCATTGACATCCACCCCGGTGCGCAGATTGGTGCGGGCTTTTTCATCGACCACGGCACGGGCGTGGTGATTGGCGAGACGGCGGTGATTGGCAAGCGCGTGCGCATTTACCAGGCCGTGACGCTGGGGGCCAAGCGCTTTCCCACCGATGCCGAAGGCGTGCTGCACAAAGGCCTGCCCCGCCACCCGCTGGTGCAGGACGACGTGGTCATCTACGCGGGCGCCACCATTTTGGGCCGCGTCACGCTGGGCAAGGGCGCAGTGATTGGCGGCAACGTGTGGGTTACGCACGACGTGCCTGCGGGCGGCCATGTCACGCAGGCCAGTGCGCAGGCGTCGGGGCGCTTTCCGTCCATCCTGGCCGAGGTGTCGTTGTGA
- a CDS encoding helix-turn-helix transcriptional regulator translates to MTTLVKGFGIAVRQSREAQGWSQERLAEQSDLNRSYVGEIERGSVIASLHTVEKLASALGVAPSVLVTRGEAVHQRQLVRGLQLAAIAC, encoded by the coding sequence GTGACCACGCTCGTCAAAGGCTTTGGCATAGCAGTGCGCCAGTCGCGCGAGGCGCAGGGCTGGTCGCAAGAGCGGCTGGCCGAGCAGTCGGACCTCAATCGCTCGTACGTGGGCGAGATCGAGCGCGGCAGCGTCATCGCATCGCTGCACACCGTCGAAAAGCTGGCCAGCGCGCTGGGCGTGGCGCCCTCGGTGCTGGTCACTCGCGGCGAGGCGGTGCACCAGCGGCAATTGGTGCGCGGCCTGCAGTTGGCGGCTATAGCCTGTTGA
- a CDS encoding family 2A encapsulin nanocompartment shell protein yields MSATVGGTTALSDSGARQLANATKTAPQLSTISPRWLTHLLQWVPVEAGIYRLNQVKNPEAIKVACTAKEKENQLPRTFVDYEENPREYFLNAVSTVLDVHTRISDLYSSPHDQVKEQLRLTIETIKENQESELINNADYGLLAQVTDEQRIFPLTGAPTPDDLDELLTKVWKEPAFFLAHPLAIAAFGREATRRGTPPPTVSLFGSQFITWRGVPLIPSDKVPVADGKSKILLLRVGDKRQGVVGLYQPGLPGEQSPGLSVRFMGINNHAIASYLISLYCSLAVLTPDALAVLDDVEINKYHDYPDTYK; encoded by the coding sequence ATGTCGGCAACAGTGGGCGGAACCACCGCACTCAGCGATAGCGGCGCACGGCAACTTGCCAACGCCACCAAAACGGCCCCGCAGCTTTCCACCATCTCGCCCCGCTGGCTCACGCACCTGCTGCAGTGGGTGCCGGTGGAGGCGGGCATCTACCGCCTCAACCAGGTCAAGAACCCCGAGGCCATCAAGGTGGCGTGCACTGCCAAGGAGAAGGAAAACCAGCTGCCCCGCACCTTCGTGGACTACGAAGAGAACCCACGCGAGTACTTCCTGAACGCGGTGAGCACGGTGCTGGACGTGCACACCCGCATCTCCGACCTGTACAGCAGCCCGCACGATCAGGTCAAAGAGCAGCTGCGCCTGACCATCGAGACCATCAAGGAGAACCAGGAAAGCGAGCTGATCAACAACGCCGACTACGGTCTGCTGGCGCAGGTGACGGACGAGCAGCGCATCTTCCCGCTGACGGGCGCGCCCACACCCGACGACCTGGACGAGCTGCTGACCAAGGTGTGGAAGGAGCCCGCCTTCTTCCTGGCCCACCCGCTGGCGATTGCCGCCTTTGGCCGCGAAGCCACGCGCCGGGGCACGCCACCGCCCACGGTGAGCCTGTTTGGCTCGCAGTTCATCACCTGGCGCGGCGTGCCGCTGATCCCGTCGGACAAGGTGCCGGTGGCCGATGGCAAGAGCAAGATCTTGCTGCTGCGCGTGGGCGACAAGCGCCAGGGCGTGGTGGGCCTGTACCAGCCCGGCCTGCCGGGCGAGCAAAGCCCTGGCCTGTCGGTGCGCTTCATGGGCATCAACAACCATGCGATTGCGTCGTACCTGATCTCGCTGTACTGCTCGCTGGCCGTGCTCACGCCCGACGCGCTGGCCGTGCTGGACGATGTGGAGATCAACAAGTACCACGACTACCCAGACACCTACAAATAA
- a CDS encoding family 2A encapsulin nanocompartment cargo protein cysteine desulfurase gives MTNLSHTSSIPSGVAPQSPLDTAALARMASALFAALPGESPDLSGAASAVPRPAAAGFPPGVQAPVNLAPAGSPLASPAGLGPSVPGTPIPQGQIPGSNLLPASPTPVLSLAHRAPALVPHASAGNGVPDTVLSTLPAYEPRLGSGVLGVAPVASLPSAPAAAAPYYFVGERSGSAAAQSAQDVDGLDALSRLPFQSFDAAHVPQVTSPTAGPGVPSTVPSVEPQFYFANAVVLPGGYTTPGHPAAQRAGAVPAVAGSAHPAFDVHAIRRDFPVLSERVNGRPLVWFDNAATTHKPKLVIDRISYFYEHENSNIHRAAHELAARATDAYEGARQRVKNFINAPDVNEVIFVRGTTEAINLVAKSWGTQHIGEGDEIIVSNLEHHANIVPWQQLAAAKGAKLRVIPVDDSGQVLLDEYQKLLNSRTKIVSVTQVSNALGTVVPVKEIVAMAHRAGAKALVDGAQSISHMRVDVQDLGADFFVFSGHKVFGPTGIGVVWGKREVLEDMPPWQGGGNMIADVTFEKTVFQPIPNKFEAGTGNIADAVGLGAAIDYVNRVGIENIARYEHELLDYGMHHLGAIRGVRLIGTAAHKASVMSFVLAGYTTEEVGKALNEEGIAVRTGHHCAQPILRRFGVETTVRPSLAFYNTLDEIDRLVAVVQRLAAQRRV, from the coding sequence GTGACGAACCTTTCTCACACTTCCTCGATCCCGTCGGGGGTTGCGCCACAGTCGCCGCTGGACACGGCGGCGCTGGCCCGCATGGCATCGGCCCTGTTTGCGGCCCTGCCGGGCGAGTCGCCTGACTTGTCTGGCGCCGCCTCTGCCGTGCCGCGCCCTGCTGCGGCGGGCTTTCCACCCGGCGTGCAGGCCCCCGTGAACCTGGCCCCTGCCGGCTCGCCCCTGGCCAGCCCGGCCGGGCTGGGGCCCTCGGTGCCAGGCACGCCCATCCCGCAAGGGCAGATTCCGGGCAGCAACCTGCTGCCTGCATCGCCTACGCCGGTGCTGTCGCTGGCGCACCGCGCCCCTGCGCTGGTGCCGCATGCCTCGGCAGGCAATGGTGTGCCCGACACCGTGCTCAGCACCTTGCCTGCCTACGAGCCGCGCCTGGGTTCGGGCGTGTTGGGTGTGGCACCGGTGGCTTCACTGCCTTCCGCGCCCGCAGCCGCTGCGCCGTACTACTTTGTGGGTGAGCGTTCTGGCAGCGCAGCGGCGCAGTCTGCCCAGGATGTGGATGGGCTCGATGCCTTGTCGCGCCTGCCCTTCCAGTCGTTCGATGCGGCCCATGTGCCCCAGGTCACATCGCCCACGGCAGGCCCTGGCGTGCCCAGCACGGTGCCATCGGTAGAGCCGCAGTTCTACTTTGCCAACGCGGTGGTGCTGCCCGGCGGCTACACCACGCCCGGCCACCCCGCGGCGCAGCGGGCGGGGGCGGTGCCTGCGGTGGCGGGCAGCGCGCACCCTGCGTTTGATGTGCATGCCATTCGCCGCGACTTTCCGGTGCTGTCCGAGCGGGTAAACGGGCGGCCCCTGGTGTGGTTTGACAACGCGGCCACCACGCACAAGCCCAAGTTGGTCATCGACCGCATCAGCTACTTTTACGAGCACGAAAACTCCAACATCCACCGCGCAGCCCATGAACTGGCTGCCCGTGCTACGGACGCCTACGAAGGTGCCCGCCAGCGGGTGAAAAACTTCATCAACGCGCCGGATGTGAACGAGGTGATCTTTGTGCGCGGCACCACCGAGGCCATCAACCTGGTCGCCAAGAGCTGGGGCACGCAGCACATTGGTGAGGGCGACGAGATCATCGTCAGCAACCTGGAGCACCACGCCAACATCGTGCCCTGGCAGCAACTGGCCGCTGCCAAGGGGGCGAAGCTGCGGGTGATTCCGGTGGACGACTCGGGCCAGGTGCTGCTGGATGAATACCAGAAGCTGCTGAACAGCCGCACCAAAATCGTGTCCGTCACGCAGGTGTCGAACGCGCTGGGCACGGTGGTGCCGGTCAAGGAGATCGTGGCCATGGCCCACCGGGCGGGTGCGAAGGCGCTGGTCGATGGGGCGCAGTCCATCTCGCACATGCGGGTGGACGTGCAGGACCTGGGCGCGGACTTCTTTGTCTTCTCGGGCCACAAGGTGTTTGGGCCCACGGGCATTGGCGTGGTCTGGGGCAAGCGCGAGGTGCTGGAGGACATGCCGCCCTGGCAGGGCGGCGGCAACATGATTGCCGATGTCACGTTTGAAAAGACGGTGTTCCAGCCCATCCCCAACAAGTTCGAGGCAGGCACTGGCAATATTGCCGACGCTGTAGGCTTGGGCGCAGCCATCGACTACGTGAACCGCGTGGGCATCGAGAACATTGCCCGCTACGAACACGAGCTGCTCGACTACGGCATGCATCACCTGGGCGCCATCCGGGGTGTGCGGCTCATTGGCACAGCGGCCCACAAGGCCAGCGTGATGTCGTTTGTGCTGGCGGGCTACACCACCGAAGAAGTGGGCAAAGCGCTGAACGAAGAGGGTATTGCCGTGCGCACCGGTCACCATTGCGCGCAGCCCATCCTGCGCCGCTTTGGGGTGGAGACCACGGTACGTCCGTCGCTGGCGTTCTACAACACCTTGGACGAGATTGACCGGCTGGTGGCCGTGGTGCAGCGCCTGGCTGCGCAGCGCCGCGTGTGA
- the arsB gene encoding ACR3 family arsenite efflux transporter: MTTTASPHHHPSAHLPDTRSMSVFERYLTVWVFLCIVVGMALGHLWPGVFQAVGRMEIAQVNLPVGLLIWVMVIPMLMKVDFGALGEVRQHLRGIGVTLVVNWLVKPFSMALLGWLFIRHWFAPWLPADQIDSYIAGLILLAAAPCTAMVFVWSRLTGGDPLFTLSQVALNDSIMVLAFAPLVALLLGVSAITVPWATLLTSVVLYIVIPVAIAQALRRALLARGPAALDAALQRIGPWSITALLATLVLLFAFQGEAILAQPLVIALLAVPILIQVFFNAGLAYWLNRAVGEKHSVACPSALIGASNFFELAVAAAISLFGFHSGAALATVVGVLIEVPVMLLVVHIVNRSKGWYERGLNTD; this comes from the coding sequence ATGACCACCACAGCCTCCCCTCATCACCACCCGTCGGCGCATCTTCCAGACACCCGCAGCATGAGCGTGTTTGAGCGCTATCTCACCGTCTGGGTGTTTCTGTGCATCGTGGTGGGCATGGCGCTCGGTCACCTATGGCCCGGCGTCTTCCAGGCCGTGGGCCGCATGGAAATCGCCCAGGTCAACCTGCCCGTGGGCTTGCTGATCTGGGTGATGGTGATCCCCATGCTGATGAAGGTGGACTTTGGCGCACTGGGCGAAGTGCGCCAGCACCTGCGCGGCATTGGCGTCACGCTGGTCGTCAACTGGCTGGTCAAGCCGTTTTCGATGGCACTCTTGGGCTGGCTGTTCATCCGCCACTGGTTTGCGCCCTGGCTGCCCGCCGACCAGATCGACAGCTACATCGCCGGGCTCATTTTGCTGGCCGCCGCGCCTTGCACGGCCATGGTGTTTGTGTGGAGCCGCCTCACCGGTGGCGACCCGCTGTTCACCCTGTCGCAAGTGGCGCTCAACGACAGCATCATGGTGCTGGCCTTTGCGCCGCTGGTGGCGCTGCTGCTCGGGGTGTCGGCCATCACCGTGCCGTGGGCCACACTGCTCACTTCGGTGGTGCTGTACATCGTGATCCCCGTGGCCATCGCACAAGCCCTGCGCCGCGCCCTGCTGGCGCGTGGCCCGGCGGCGCTCGACGCCGCACTGCAGCGCATTGGCCCCTGGTCCATCACCGCACTGCTGGCCACGCTGGTGCTGCTGTTTGCCTTCCAGGGCGAGGCGATCCTGGCGCAGCCCCTCGTCATTGCGCTGCTGGCCGTGCCCATCCTCATCCAGGTGTTTTTTAACGCGGGCCTGGCCTACTGGCTCAACCGCGCCGTGGGCGAGAAGCACAGCGTCGCCTGCCCGTCGGCGCTGATTGGTGCGTCCAACTTTTTCGAGCTGGCCGTGGCTGCGGCCATCAGCCTGTTCGGCTTTCACTCCGGCGCGGCGCTGGCCACGGTGGTGGGGGTGTTGATTGAAGTGCCGGTGATGCTGCTGGTGGTGCACATCGTCAACCGCAGCAAGGGCTGGTATGAGCGTGGGCTGAACACGGATTGA
- a CDS encoding arsenate reductase ArsC: MTDTHPPLNVLFLCTHNSARSILAEALLNAMGEGRFKAYSAGSSPRDNQQPHPLGLQVLRNAGIATDGLRSKSWDEFAAPDAPHMDLIITVCDNAAGEVCPIWPGHPATAHWGYADPSAGDGTEAQKLEAFRKTLHDIQRRLSLLISLPADKLQHAMLQSTARELSASTH, translated from the coding sequence ATGACAGACACCCACCCGCCCCTGAACGTCCTCTTCCTGTGCACGCACAACTCAGCGCGCAGCATCCTGGCCGAGGCCCTACTCAACGCCATGGGCGAGGGGCGTTTCAAGGCCTATTCCGCGGGCAGCAGCCCGCGAGACAACCAGCAGCCCCATCCGCTGGGCTTGCAGGTGCTGCGCAATGCAGGCATTGCCACCGATGGCCTGCGCAGCAAGAGCTGGGACGAGTTTGCGGCCCCCGATGCGCCCCACATGGACCTCATCATCACCGTGTGCGACAACGCCGCAGGCGAGGTCTGCCCCATCTGGCCCGGCCACCCTGCCACAGCCCACTGGGGTTATGCAGACCCTTCCGCCGGTGACGGCACCGAGGCGCAAAAGCTGGAAGCCTTCCGCAAAACCCTGCACGACATCCAGCGCCGCCTGTCACTGCTGATCAGCCTGCCTGCCGACAAATTGCAGCACGCCATGCTGCAAAGCACGGCGCGTGAGCTGTCCGCTTCCACGCACTGA
- a CDS encoding metalloregulator ArsR/SmtB family transcription factor translates to MEINEAVKAMAALAQASRLEIFRALVVAGSEGMTPSALSETLGVAANTLSFHLKELSHAGLVAQERAGRNLIYRAQFDRMNALISYLTENCCQGQPCMPASGPTGCAC, encoded by the coding sequence ATGGAAATCAATGAAGCAGTCAAAGCCATGGCAGCGCTGGCACAAGCATCCCGGCTGGAAATCTTTCGGGCACTGGTGGTGGCGGGCAGCGAAGGTATGACCCCTTCCGCCCTGAGCGAGACATTGGGCGTGGCGGCCAACACCCTCTCCTTCCACCTCAAAGAGCTGAGCCACGCAGGATTGGTGGCGCAAGAGCGTGCGGGCCGCAACCTGATTTATCGCGCGCAGTTTGATCGCATGAATGCTCTCATCAGCTACCTCACAGAAAACTGCTGCCAGGGCCAACCTTGCATGCCTGCCTCCGGTCCAACTGGCTGCGCATGCTGA